The genomic window TCGGCGACCGGTTCCTTGCCGACCACGCGCAGGCTTCGTGTTTCCGCCACGTGAACCTCCTGTGACATCAGGCCGCCAGAATGCGACGCCGGTCACATCGGTACCAGTGTCCTTCTCACTCAGCGAGAGACGAGTTCACTGAAGTCGTCTCGCGATACCCCGGGCTGCGGCTTGCAGCGCCGGCACCAGCGACGGCGCACGGCCGTCGTTGGGAACAATGGCCGACAACCCGGCGATCACGGGACTCATCGGAGCGGCGTCTTCCCGCACGGGAACCGCGACACCGGCGGCATCGGCGTGGATCTGCCCGTCCGAGACGATGTATCCCTGCCGGCGGATGCCGTCCAGCACGCTGCGAAGCCGTGCTGGCGTGGTGATCGTCGCCGCGGTGTAACCGGGCAGCGGGCCGGCCAGCACCTGCTCCTGGAGCTCGCGCGGGGCCCACGCGAGAAGCACCAGCCCGGCGGAGGAGGCGTGCACCGGCAGCCGCCCGGCGATCCGGGTCACGTTGATCACCGCGTCGCGGGCCGACAACCGTTCGACGAACAGCACCTCGCCGGCATCGAGCACACCGAGCTGCACGTGGTGCCCGATGACCGCGTGCAGATCCTCCAGATACGGCATGGCTGCCTCACGCAGCCCCAGCGTCGGCGAGGCCCGCTGAGCCAGCTCCCACAGCCGCACGCCGATGCGTACCTTCCCCGTCGCCGTCCTTGCGAGAAACCCTTCGTCGACGAGTGCGGCGATCAGCCGGGAGGCCGTGGCTACATGCAGCCTGGCACGGCGGCCGACCTCGGAGACCGACAACTCCGGCTCGTCCGGCGTGAAGGCCTCCAAGATCCGGGCAGCACGGGCAAGGACGGACTCACCGCGGTGCCGGTCATCAGGTTGCACAGCGACATCGTGACACTGAGCGGGGCTGCGGCACCGCCCGGATCAGGCAGGCCGGGCGGCAGCTCGCCGCCGAGCTGGGCGCGTCCGCCGCAGATATCGAGCACGCCTGGTCCGACACCGGCAGCGGCCCGACCTGGTCTGGGGAATGCTGGACCGGTTGACGCAGCGCTGGCTGCTGGTCATCGACAACGCCGACGACACCCGGCTGCTCACCCCACCCGACGAACCGGTCGCTGCCGGGCGCGGCTGGCTCCAGCCCGTCCCGCACCGCCACGGCTTGCTGCTGCTCACCACCCGCGACGGTGATCCCGCCACCTGGCCCGCAGCCCGGTATCCCGACGACGGGGTCCGCGACGACTGGTACCGACTGCATCCAGTGGGGATGCTCACCCCGGCCGACAGGGCCACCCTGGCCGCCGCCGCTCTCCTGCCTGGCCTCACCGGCGAGCACCTCAGCTCGCCGGCGAACGCCGGCTGACCCGCGGCAGCCACTCGTTCGTGCTGCGCATCGACCCAGCCGCCTACCAGAACTTCAACCTCGGCCACTGGACGTTCACCCGCCGCTGACCACACCGGGCCTCACCGAGGCCCGGTGTAACCCTCGTCGCCCAGCCACCGCCGAACTTCGCCGGAGGAGCCAGCTCTGGAAGGGCATGACAACACCTCCTGACGATCGCAGCCGATGGCACTGGCTACTGATAACGATCGTCGTGCCCCTGACGACGGTCCTCTACAACACCGCGGGACCCGAACTAGGCGGTTTCCCGCTCTTCTGCTGGCTGCAGCTGGCCTCCGTCGGCCTGGTCGTCGCCATCACCGCGCTGGTCTACCGGCTCACCCGGCGGGGGCGGTGACCACACATGTGGCGTGACCACCTCACCCAGATCATCATGTTCGCCGTGCTCTTCCTCGGTGTCAGCGCGCTCGGCTTCGCCGCCTCCAGGTGGCGGCGCACCGGCACGCTGAACAGCCTGGACGAGTGGGGTCTGGGCGGCCGCGGCTTCGGCGGCTGGATCACCTGGTTCCTGCACGGCGGCGACATCTACACCGCGTACACCTTCGTCGCCGTCCCGGCCCTGCTGTTCGCCGCCGGTGCCACCGGCTTCTACGCCGTGCCGTACACGGTGGTGATGTATCCGCTCGTCATGCTGGTGCTGGTACGGCTCTGGCCGGTCTCCTACCGGCACGGTCTGGTCACCCCGGCCGACTTCGTCCGCAAGCGCTACCAGTCGCCGACACTCGCGCTGATCGTCGCGATCACCGGAATCGTGGCGACCGCGACCGTCTCCAAGATCGTGTCGCTGGTGGTCAAGTTCGGCGCTCTGCTGTTCATCGTCGCGATCAGCCCGCAGTTCGCCATCGACCTGCAGCTCATCGGCGGCGTCATCATCCTGCAGACGCTGCCCGCGGTCGGCATCGGCACGGGTCCGGGACAGCGGCGACAGCACCGCACCGGACGACTACACCGCCGATCGGCCGGCCGCCGCGGCGACCACCTGACCGCGATTCCAGTCCCGGAAGTCATAGATCAGTGGCTGTCAACAGCTCACTGATTGACTTCATCAGGCGGTGACACCTCCGGATGTCCCGGCCGCCCGTCCCGACCCCTGTTCAGGTACGGGCGGCTCCGGCGACTCAGTGTGTCCCGGACCAGAGCCGCCGGACCTCTCACATCACCGGACGTCTGACACCACAAGGAGACGCGCATGCGCGTGGTGATTCTCGCGATCGGAACCCGCGGCGACGTGGAACCCGCCCTGGCCCTGGCCTGGCGGCTGCAGAAGCGGGGGCACGAGGTCACCGTGGCGGTGCCGGTGGACCTGCTCGCCTTCGCTGCCGAGGCCGGCGTGGACGCCCGGCCGGTGAGTGTCAACGCCCGGGAGTTCCTGGAGTCGCCGGAGGGCCAGCAGTTCCTGACGGCCGGGAACAGCCGGGCCTACGTACGGCTGCTGGTCACCAAGAAACACGAGATCGCACCGGCCGTGCACGCCGACCTGACCGCGGCGGTCAAGGGCGCCGACGTCATCGTCGCGACCCGGCTGGTCGAGGAGGAGGGGTCGCCGCCACCCGCCTGGCCCGGTCCGGTTCGGTGGAGTTGCAGGCATACAGCCGCCACTTGATTCCGGAGCTGGCCGACTGGAGCCTCCGGCGGCCGCTGATCGGAGCGCTGCGAATGCCTCCCGAACAGCGCTCGCTGATCAGCGCCGACCACGGCGACCAGGAACTCGACAGGTGGCTGGACGACGGCGACCCGCCGGTCTACGTGGGTTTCGGTAGCCAGCCGTTCCTGGACGGGCACCGCCTGATCGGCGCGATCCGCGACACCGCCACCTGGCTGGGCGTCCGGGTGCTGCTGAACGCGGGCTGGAGCCACCTGGAACCCGCCGATCTCGGCGACCGGATCCTGCTGCGCGGCTCGGTCGACCACGAACGGATCTTCCCCCGATGCAGCGCCGCGGTGCACCACGGGGGTGCCGGATCCACCGCCGCGTCGATCGGCGCGGGACTGCCCACGATCATCTGCGCCGACTACGGCGACCGGGCGCTGTGGGGGCAGGTGATCACCCGGCTCGGGGCCGGCAGCACCATGAGCTTCGCCGAGATCGGCGCCGCCCCGCTCATCGCCGCCATCAAGCCGCTGCTGAGCGGCGAGGCGGCCGGCCGGGCCCGGGCGATCGCCGCCCGGATGAGAACCGAGCACGCCGCCGAACGGGCGATCGCCGTCGTCGAACGGCACGAACGACTGTGAGGGGCCTCCGCTACCGGAGGCCCCTGTCAGGTCAGGCCATGCACTTCGCGCGGACCGCTCCCCCGGCGATGTGCGGATCGGTCACCGGGTAACCCCACGGGATGCCCCGGTCGGTGATCTTGACGCCGATCGTCCCGTTGCTGACCGGGTAGCTGCCCAGCGATACCCAGCTGCCGTGGTTCGACGCCTGGGAGACGGTGCGGGCGCCGGACGGGCTGCTGTAGGCGGTGCTGTTCAGGCCGGTTCCGGTCAGCACCGCGATGTGCACCGGGTTCACGATGACGTCGCGGCGGCCCTGGCCCGGGTCGGCCGTCGTCGGCACGGTGGGGCTGACCGGGACGTACAGGTCGAGGGCGCAGCTCTGGGCGCCGGCGCCGGTCTGGAAGCCGAAGACCATCGCCCGGCCCGGGGTCGCCGCGTTCGCGTCGGCCGAGGTGGGCATGTCGTCGAACTGGCCGTTGCAGCCGCCAGTGGTGGTGCTGCCGGACGCCAGCGTCCACCAGCCGCCCTTGCCGTCCTTGAACCAGCCGTGCCGGGTGTAGCTGGTCCCCGCGCCGGTGCAGCCGAGACCGGCGATCGCGCTGTAGGTGACCTTCTTCGCCACCACCGCCGTGGCCGGCTTGGTGGTCGCCGTGGTGCCGGGTTTCGTGGTGGCGCCGGTGGTGGGCGAGGCCGTCCCCGTGGTGGTGGTGACCGCCGGGACGGCCGGTTTGCCGGGAGTCGGGCCGGTGGTGCCGGCCGAGATCGCCGGCGCGGCCGGGTTCGGGGAGATCCAATCGGCCCGGCCACCGTCCGGCGCTGGGGCCGGGGGCACCAGCGCGTCAACGGCCTCGGCGGCGGGCTTCGGCGCCGGCGGCTCATCGGCGGGCGCGGCCGCGGCCAGCCCGGCCACCGCACCGGCGACGATCACGGCAGCGACACCTCCGGACGCGAGACGCACCGCCCGGTTCCCCCACACCCGCCGGATCACCGGCCGCGACGGCGGGGGCGGCGGCGGCTCGGTCGGCGGTTCGGTCGCCCCCGGCTCAGTGGGCTCGGCCCAGAACAGGACTTCCCGCTGTTCCGTCGGCTCCTCGGCTGGCTCGGACATCCCGTTGTTCCTCCTGGTGGTGGGGTGCGATGTCGACCTCGACATCGATCGGTGCGGCGGCCGCCGGGGCGGGTGCCACCGCCGGGGCCGGGGCTGGTCGGACTGTCGCCGCGCGGCTGGTGCCGGGCGGCGCGACGATGGTGAGTACGCGTACCGGCGCGGGCTCGTCACCGGTGCCGGCGAGCCGATCCACCAGGTCACCGGCGACATCACGCAGCCGGGGAAGCAGTGCCAGCTCGGAGTCGTCGACGAGAACGTCCGGACCGCGGTCGCCGGGCACCCGGCCGCGGACCGCCCCGGAGTGCGGGGGTGTCCGCAGTGGCCGCACCCAGAGTCCGGACTGGACCACCTCGACCGCGACGTCGTGGGTGTAGTGGTAGACCCGTGGTTCGGCCGGCTCGCCGAGGAAGTCCGGCACCCACAGGTCCTGGATCCGCGGCGCCGGTGCCGGCCCGAGGCCCGTCCGCGGCTGAAAGCACAGCTCCCGGGCGTAGATCCGGCGGCCGAGACCACCGTCCGGGGTGACCGCCCGCATGTCGGCGGCGCCGGGACGCCCGGTCGGCAGGCCGGTGAAACAGGTGACCGGCGTGCCCAGGAGGTCGGCGAGCGCCTGCCCGAGGGTCGTCCCGGCGGGCAGGCGCACCGGGCCGTACCCGACGAACCGGGCCGCGTCCCGCCACTGCTCCGGGACACCCAGCCAGAACCGGGCCACGTCGTCGAGCGACAGCGGCGTGGTGCCCGGGCAGCCCAGGACCACGGTCATCGTCGCGGGCAGGCACGGCACGTCGGCGAACAACAGCCGCCGGTGGGTGGCGGCGGCGTCCTCGTCCCGGGTGTCGCGGATCCACACTCCGGTGGGCAGCGGTTCGGCGACACCGTGCGCGCTGGTGCCGCGATGCGCGCCGCCGGCCTCGTCCCACACCGGCCGCGGATAGCGCCGGCCCTCCCGCTCCGGAACCCGGCCCGGCCGGTGCCGCACCCAGCCGCCCTCCGGGCCGTCCTCCGCCAGCAGCATCCCGGCCGGAGTGCGGACCACCGGGCCGTAGGGCACCGTGACATCCCGGTCCAGCCGGTCGCTCAGCCACTGCCCCAGCAGAGCCGCCATCTCGTGCCCGGCACCGCACGGCACGATCCGCAGGCCCCGCCCACCCGGCGGCAGGGCCCGGGCCGCCTCGTCCCAGAAGCCGACCGGCAACGGTCCACTCACGTCCAGGACCACCAGGTCGTCCTCGGCTCCGGCCGGGGCGGCCAGCGCGATGTCGCAGGCCTGCCGGCTGGGCCGGTCGTGCGCGTGCAGCACGAGGGCGTGGCCTATCGTCAGCGCACTGAGCGCCACCGGGTCGCCCATCGGCTCAGATCATGCCGAGACGCATGGCGTACGCCACCGCGTGCGAACGGTTCCGCAGACGCAGGCGGCTGGTCATGCTGTAGATGACATTCTTGACCGTGCGCTCGGCGTAGCACAGTTTGTCGGCTATCTCGTAGGTGTCCAGGCCGTCGGCCATCAGCCGCAGCACGTCCACCTCGCGCGGGGTGAGGCCGGAGGCGTCCAGGCCCTGCGGCGCGAGGACCTCACGCTGCAGCCGTTCCAGGTGTTTGAGCAGATCGCCCACCAGGTTCGGGGGCAGCACCCCGCCACCGGCGGCCGCGGCCGCGGCGAGCACGGCGTGCACCAGCCGCTCCCCGGTGACCGCGGCCCGCGGCAGCACCGCGACCACCCGGCACTCGACCGCGACCAGCAGATCCATTTCGGACATCTCACCGACCACGAGCACCACCGGCACACCGGTCTCGGCGGCCGACAGGCGCAGCATCACGATCACCTCGGAGCTGAGCCGGTCGCAGCAGACGACAAGCGCCTCGGCGCGCGCCGCCTCCGCCTCGGGCAGGACGGTGAGACCGGGGCTCGCCTTCAACAGGCTGGTGAGCCCCTCCCTGCTCAGCGCGTCCGACGAACGTACGACCACCCGAGACACTTTCGCTGCCACCTTCCGGCTTCGGACACGACCGGGGCCCAGTGTGGCGGGCGGTTGTTGACGGCCACTGGAACGCTTATGGACGGGTGGCTCAGCCGGGCCCGCGGGCGGTGGCGGGGCGCCGGGCGAGCCGCAGCGCGGCAATGTATCGGGGCAGCTCAATGGCCGCCTGTTCGAGCCGGCCGGGGGCGATCTGCTCGATGAAGACGCCGTTCACAAGATCGCCGGGACGGGGCTGCGCCCGGCACCCGGCGCAGCTGTTCCAGTGCTGGACGGCCGCCAGCCGGGCCAGCACCGTGGCCAGCGACCGCTCCAGCCGCGCGACCGTCTCGTCGGCGGTGTCCGCGTCGAGAACCAGCCGGCCCTACCGGGCGAGGCTCAGGAACAGCCGGCCGGCGAACGGCGTCTCGGCGGGCACGTCATCGCGTCCACCCGGATCACCGCCGCCGGTACAGAAAGTCACGGCCGGAGTGCCCGTGGTTACCTCGCGATCTGCCCGGTCCGGCATCGGTCAGCTCAGACTGATCTCGATCGGTCCCATCCGGGTCGCGGCGAGACGTTCGGCGTTGTTCGCGGCGGCCCGGATGGCTTGCAGGATCGCGGTCTCCAGGGCCGGGGCGTCACGCCCGTCGAAGACCGCCGCCTCGACCCGGACCGCGAGCGTCCGGCCGAGACCGCTGGCTACCACGGTCACCAGGCCGTCTGCCGAGTTGCCGGTCACCACCGACTGCTCCAGCTCCTTCTGTGCGCTGACCATCCGCTGCTGCATCTGCCGCGCCTGCTCGGCGAGGGCGGTGAAATCGGGTTGCATGATGTTCCTTCCAGGTGTCAGCCGACGGCGGCGAGGCCGCCGGTCGTCGCGGCACGGCCGGCGATCCCGCCCAGGTCGGCGACGGTCAGGGTGCGGGAGGCGGCGGTACGGGTGATCGAGCCGGACAACAAATGCGCGGCCCGGACCGTACGGTCCGGCAGGGTCACCGCGAGGTCGGCGATGGCCTCGCGCACGTCCTCCGGCACCTCGTGCCCCCGCCGCACCAGATGCCGGACGATCACCTCGGCCAGTTCCTCGCCGGAGTAACTGGGCATCGTCCAGCGCTGCCCGAAGACCTCGGCCAGCCCGGGCACCGCGGCACCCAGCGCGCCGATCGCGGCCGGCTCGCCCAGCAGCACGACGACCGGGTTGCCCAGAGCCGGGCGCATCAGCTCCACCAGACTCTCGACCACCTCCGGGCCGTCGCCGCCGCCCTCGGAGTAGTCGACCACCAGCACGCCGCCGTCGGCGTCGGCCAGCGCGGTCCCGGCCAGACTGCGGGCGTGCCCGTGCCACTGCGGGGCCAGCTGATCACGGGTGGCGACCCGGACCAGCTGACCGACCGGGACCAGGCCCAGCTCGGACAACCCGGCGGCATAAAGCCTGGCGAACTCACTGCGGCCGGTTCCACTCGGGCCGCTGAACAGGACGTTCGCCTGCTTTCCGTACGCCCGGCGACGGTTGCGCAACTCACACGCCTGCAACAGGGCCGCACCGATCGCGTCCCGCACCCCGGCCGCCCCGGCCAGTGCGCCGATCCGCTGCCAGCTGCGGCTCGCGGTGATCGCCGCCCGCGGGTTCTGCGCCGAGTCCGGGGTGTCCGGCGCCCCGGCCGGCAGGTCGTCCAGCAGCGCCAGTTCCGGCGCGACGTCCTCGGCGGTCAGCCGGTTCAGCTCGTTGTCCCGCTCCGGCGGCTGCACCGCCAGCCGCGACGCCTGATTGTTGATCATCGCTTCGAACAGCTTGCGCGCCACCCGGCCGTTACCGAATGTCGCGTTGCGCGGGACCCGCGTGTAGTAGGTGGTGAGCGCGTCCACCGCGTCGTCGGTCAGCTCGTAGTAGTGCTTGACACACAGGTTGGTGGTGATGGTGACCAGCTCGGCCACCGAGTAGTTCGGGAATTCCACGGTGCGGGTGAACCGGGAGGCCATACCAGGGTTGGACTCCAGGAACTTCTCCATCAGCTCGGAGTAGCCCGCCACGATCACCACCAGTTCGTCGCGGTGGTCCTCCATCATCTTCATCAGCGCGTCGATCGCCTCCTGGCCGAAGTCCGGGCCGGAGCCGCCGGAACCGGCCGACAGGGTGTACGCCTCGTCGATGAAGAGAACGCCGCCCAGCGCCTTGGTGATCAACTCGGTCGTCTTGATCGCGGTCGAGCCGATGTACTGCCCGACCAGGTCGGCCCGCGCCGCCTCGATCATGTGCCCCTTGGTGAGGATGCCCAGCTCGGCCAGGACCGAGCCGTACAACCGGGCCACCGTGGTCTTACCGGTTCCGGGCGGGCCGGCGAAGACCAGGTGCCGGCTCATCGGCGGCATCGGCAGGCCCTTCGCCAGCCGGGCCTGCGCCACTTTGATCAGGTTGATCAGCGCGGTGACCTCCTGCTTCACCCCCTGCAGGCCGATCAGTGCGTTCAGCTCCCGCAGCGGCCCGGCCAGCTCGCCGCCGAGTTCGGGCAGCGCGGCCGGTTCGTCCTCGGGGCCGTCCGGCGCCGGAGCCTGCGCGGGCCCGGGGCCCGCCGGGCGGCCGGTGCTCAACGACTCGGCGGTCACCCGGGCGCCGTCGGCGCGGCGCAGATCCTCGCCGCCGCTGCCGTGCACGATGCAGCGCTCGATCCGGACCGGCTCGGTGGTGCCAACGTCGAATCCCGCGGCGCCGCTCTCCAGGATCTCGCAGTCGGTGAAGGTGCCCCGGCTGCCCGCGGCCATGCTCACGCCGTTGCGGCCGGCCCGCCGGATCCGGGTCCGGGAGGCGGTCACCACGGCCGCGCCGTCCAGCGCCAGGGCGTCGCCCGGGGCGGTCGCCAGATCGCCGTCGGTGAGCCGCAGATCGCCCCGGACCCGGACGCCGGTGCCCCGGAACCGGGCCGACGTCAGCGTCAGCAGGGTGCCCTCCCCCACCAGCACCGATGCTTCGGCGGTGCCGGTGAACTGGGCGTCCCGGACGATTCCCCGAGCGCTGTCCCGCAGGTCGGCCGCGACCGCCGCGCCGCTCTCGATAGCGAGGTCGGTGCCGTCGAAGGTGGCTCCTCCGGTGACCAACAGGCCGGCCCCGGACGTGACGGTGGCCCGCAACCGTTGCAGCACCGTGGAACTGTCACCGGTCAGGGTGGCGAGCTGGTCCCTCGTACCACGGAAAGTGGCGCCCTCGAAACGCGGTGCGCTCTCCCCCTCGGCGTTCACCCCCACCGGCGCGTCGGCGATCGTGCAGTCGGTGAACACCGGCCGCGCCTTACCCGCCACGTGCACGGCGGTGTGCCCGGCCGGGCCGAACACACACCGCTCGAAACGCGGGGCCGCCGCCTCGACGATGTGCACGGCCTGCAGGGCGGCACCGGTGAAACGGCAGTCGGTGAACGCCGCGTCGATCTCACCGCGCAGGAACACGTCCACGTTGACACTGTCGGTGACGGTCAGCCGGTTGATCCGGGCGTGGCCGTTCTGCTCGATCACCACCGCCGGCTTGCCGGAACCGCTGATCTCGGCCTGCTCGACGGTGAGCCGCCCGGAACCGTTGACACACAGGCTGTTCGCCCCGGCCCGGCTGATCACGCAGCGGCGCAACGTCAGGACACCCTGGTCGGTCACCACCACACCGGAGGTCGGCACATCCTTGATCGCGGTGTCCTCCACCGTGCTCGGCCCCGGTGAGGTGACGACGATCCCGGCACCGGACGTGCTGGTCACCGTGCACCCGCGCAACGCTACCGAACCGTCCAGCCGGGCCAGCATGGTCACCCACGACGCACCGGCGATCCGGCAGTCGTCGAACGCCGCCTCCCCCGCGTACACGTCCACCGCGGCCAGCTTCGGATCACTACCGGCCAGGTCGATGCCACGCAACTGGGCGCCCTCGCCATGCACCGCCAGCACACTGCCCTGCTCCACCCGCACCTCGACCGGGCCGTCACCGGCCGCGCTGATCGTCAGGCGATTGCCCACCACCAGCTTCTCCACGTACCGGCCGGCGTGCACGGTGATCGTCGCCCCCGCCTCGGCCCGGGCCACCGCCGCCCCGATCGTCGAGAACGCCCCGGGCTCGTTCCCGCCCACCACCAGATGCCGGCTCATCAAACGCTTCCTTCTCGGCCGTCCAGGCCGGGCAGTGTGCCGAACCGGCCGGCCGAACCCGCACCGATCCGCTGTCTCGTCTCCGCCGTCGCCCACCGCTCGACACTGCGGCGCAGCGCGTTCACGGCCAGTTCGTCCAGCGCGGCCCGGTCGGTGGCGACCCGGCCGTCCGCGCCGATCTCCTCCGCGCCCAGCTCCCGCAGCAGGATCGCGCCCCGCTCGCCGTCCGCGGGCTCGTGCAGCTCCAGCACCTTGAAATGGGTCCCCGGCAGGAACACCACCCGGTCCTCGACCCGGTCCTCGTCATCTGGCTCCAGCAGCGCCGTGCGGCGCGCGGTCATCGACCAGACCAGCACGTCGGTGTCGCCGTCCTGGGTGCTGCACGGGCCGGTCAGGACGTTCACGAAAGCCCAGTCCGTCACCAGCTTGTGCGACCGGAAATGGGCCCACTCCTGTTCGCTCAGCGACGTGCGGACGACCGTGGTGCCCCGGAACGACGGCAACCGCGACAACCCGGCCACCGTGCAGCGGGCGAACGGCACGTGCGGGCCGCCCTTGCCGGTGCGCAGACCGGCGTCCACCCCGGCGCCGCGTCGCGACAAGTAGAGGCGGACCGCCACCGAGTCGGCCAGGATGTCCTCCTTCGGGACCGTCGCCGAGGACTG from Actinoplanes derwentensis includes these protein-coding regions:
- a CDS encoding IclR family transcriptional regulator; amino-acid sequence: MQPDDRHRGESVLARAARILEAFTPDEPELSVSEVGRRARLHVATASRLIAALVDEGFLARTATGKVRIGVRLWELAQRASPTLGLREAAMPYLEDLHAVIGHHVQLGVLDAGEVLFVERLSARDAVINVTRIAGRLPVHASSAGLVLLAWAPRELQEQVLAGPLPGYTAATITTPARLRSVLDGIRRQGYIVSDGQIHADAAGVAVPVREDAAPMSPVIAGLSAIVPNDGRAPSLVPALQAAARGIARRLQ
- a CDS encoding helix-turn-helix transcriptional regulator, with amino-acid sequence MSRVVVRSSDALSREGLTSLLKASPGLTVLPEAEAARAEALVVCCDRLSSEVIVMLRLSAAETGVPVVLVVGEMSEMDLLVAVECRVVAVLPRAAVTGERLVHAVLAAAAAAGGGVLPPNLVGDLLKHLERLQREVLAPQGLDASGLTPREVDVLRLMADGLDTYEIADKLCYAERTVKNVIYSMTSRLRLRNRSHAVAYAMRLGMI
- a CDS encoding YbaB/EbfC family nucleoid-associated protein; this translates as MQPDFTALAEQARQMQQRMVSAQKELEQSVVTGNSADGLVTVVASGLGRTLAVRVEAAVFDGRDAPALETAILQAIRAAANNAERLAATRMGPIEISLS
- a CDS encoding right-handed parallel beta-helix repeat-containing protein produces the protein MSRHLVVGGNEPGAFSTIGAAVARAEAGATITVHAGRYVEKLVVGNRLTISAAGDGPVEVRVEQGSVLAVHGEGAQLRGIDLAGSDPKLAAVDVYAGEAAFDDCRIAGASWVTMLARLDGSVALRGCTVTSTSGAGIVVTSPGPSTVEDTAIKDVPTSGVVVTDQGVLTLRRCVISRAGANSLCVNGSGRLTVEQAEISGSGKPAVVIEQNGHARINRLTVTDSVNVDVFLRGEIDAAFTDCRFTGAALQAVHIVEAAAPRFERCVFGPAGHTAVHVAGKARPVFTDCTIADAPVGVNAEGESAPRFEGATFRGTRDQLATLTGDSSTVLQRLRATVTSGAGLLVTGGATFDGTDLAIESGAAVAADLRDSARGIVRDAQFTGTAEASVLVGEGTLLTLTSARFRGTGVRVRGDLRLTDGDLATAPGDALALDGAAVVTASRTRIRRAGRNGVSMAAGSRGTFTDCEILESGAAGFDVGTTEPVRIERCIVHGSGGEDLRRADGARVTAESLSTGRPAGPGPAQAPAPDGPEDEPAALPELGGELAGPLRELNALIGLQGVKQEVTALINLIKVAQARLAKGLPMPPMSRHLVFAGPPGTGKTTVARLYGSVLAELGILTKGHMIEAARADLVGQYIGSTAIKTTELITKALGGVLFIDEAYTLSAGSGGSGPDFGQEAIDALMKMMEDHRDELVVIVAGYSELMEKFLESNPGMASRFTRTVEFPNYSVAELVTITTNLCVKHYYELTDDAVDALTTYYTRVPRNATFGNGRVARKLFEAMINNQASRLAVQPPERDNELNRLTAEDVAPELALLDDLPAGAPDTPDSAQNPRAAITASRSWQRIGALAGAAGVRDAIGAALLQACELRNRRRAYGKQANVLFSGPSGTGRSEFARLYAAGLSELGLVPVGQLVRVATRDQLAPQWHGHARSLAGTALADADGGVLVVDYSEGGGDGPEVVESLVELMRPALGNPVVVLLGEPAAIGALGAAVPGLAEVFGQRWTMPSYSGEELAEVIVRHLVRRGHEVPEDVREAIADLAVTLPDRTVRAAHLLSGSITRTAASRTLTVADLGGIAGRAATTGGLAAVG
- a CDS encoding DUF3311 domain-containing protein, with amino-acid sequence MPLTTVLYNTAGPELGGFPLFCWLQLASVGLVVAITALVYRLTRRGR
- a CDS encoding glycosyltransferase, whose translation is MRVVILAIGTRGDVEPALALAWRLQKRGHEVTVAVPVDLLAFAAEAGVDARPVSVNAREFLESPEGQQFLTAGNSRAYVRLLVTKKHEIAPAVHADLTAAVKGADVIVATRLVEEEGSPPPAWPGPVRWSCRHTAAT
- a CDS encoding sodium:solute symporter family transporter yields the protein MWRDHLTQIIMFAVLFLGVSALGFAASRWRRTGTLNSLDEWGLGGRGFGGWITWFLHGGDIYTAYTFVAVPALLFAAGATGFYAVPYTVVMYPLVMLVLVRLWPVSYRHGLVTPADFVRKRYQSPTLALIVAITGIVATATVSKIVSLVVKFGALLFIVAISPQFAIDLQLIGGVIILQTLPAVGIGTGPGQRRQHRTGRLHRRSAGRRGDHLTAIPVPEVIDQWLSTAH
- a CDS encoding glycosyltransferase, translated to MIPELADWSLRRPLIGALRMPPEQRSLISADHGDQELDRWLDDGDPPVYVGFGSQPFLDGHRLIGAIRDTATWLGVRVLLNAGWSHLEPADLGDRILLRGSVDHERIFPRCSAAVHHGGAGSTAASIGAGLPTIICADYGDRALWGQVITRLGAGSTMSFAEIGAAPLIAAIKPLLSGEAAGRARAIAARMRTEHAAERAIAVVERHERL